The Vulpes vulpes isolate BD-2025 chromosome 10, VulVul3, whole genome shotgun sequence genome has a window encoding:
- the LOC140594301 gene encoding uncharacterized protein has product MSGESRIINLRKDGSSGGNAGWRGRSWDLGGGGAPRAGLGLGPGGAEGGGGGRSGVGGAAPEGLQKSCGDRSGSSRGAAGVGSARRVQSGQSGRRAPGAAGSPRPVSRGCVGPRARCWRAAGHSLQIWLAEQRAPLEGKCGLQQPLPAKSGHVTWSCPVGCEGWPGSGALEGCAGPSERGVACALCSWWAAVHCRAFAAMQTWVPSTWMPVSVAASWAVTLNRKLLPGMANPLNMRAAGRALLLSFGNWTYFYIN; this is encoded by the exons atgagtGGGGAATCCCGCATCATAAACCTGCGGAAAGATGGCTCGTCAGGAGGGAATG CGGGTTGGCGGGGCCGGAGCTGGgacctgggcgggggcggggcgccgagggcggggctggggctgggcccggGCGGAGccgagggcgggggaggggggcggagcgGGGTGGGAGGCGCGGCGCCCGAGGGGCTGCAGAAAAGTTGCGGGGATCGGAGCGGCAGCAGCCGCGGAGCCGCGGGAGTGGGGAGCGCGCGGCGGGTGCAGAGCGGGCAGAGCGGGCGGCGCGCACCCGGGGCGGCAGGGAGCCCCAGACCCGTCTCCCGGGGATGCGTGGGGCCCCGAGCCAGGTGCTGGCGCGCGGCCGGGCACAG CCTCCAGATTTGGCTTGCAGAGCAGCGTGCCCCCCTTGAAGGGAAATGCGGTTTGCAGCAGCCCTTGCCGGCCAAGAGTGGCCACGTGACATGGAGCTGCCCTGTGGGATGCGAGGGATGGCCTGGGTCCGGGGCCCTAGAGGGCTGTGCAGGGCCTTCGGAGCGCGGAGTGGCCTGTGCGCTGTGCAGCTG GTGGGCCGCTGTGCACTGCCGGGCGTTTGCGGCGATGCAGACTTGGGTCCCCAGCACCTGGATGCCAGTGTCGGTGGCGGCTTCCTGGGCGGTAACCCTGAATCGGAAACTTTTGCCGGGAATGGCCAACCCGCTGAACATGCGGGCCGCCGGCCGTGCGCTCCTGCTCTCTTTTGGAAACTggacttatttttatataaattag